A portion of the Oxynema aestuarii AP17 genome contains these proteins:
- the glmS gene encoding glutamine--fructose-6-phosphate transaminase (isomerizing), protein MCGIVGYIGTQTASEILLSGLEKLEYRGYDSAGVATVHDGQLQCVRAKGKLHHLRDKLEGLENPAQLGIGHTRWATHGKPEEHNAHPHMDNHQRVAVVQNGIIENYRELRAELQERGHQFRSDTDTETIPHTIAEILTQLDGSDRTNAALQATSPLLEAVRQAVNRLEGAFAIAVISADHPDELIVARQQAPLVIGFGQGEFFCASDTPAIVSHTRAVLALENGEIARLTPLGVEIYNFAGDRLRKSPRLLNLNPLLVEKQGFRHFMLKEIYEQPGVIRTCLEAYFNNDWQAGDHEQPPVTLDIPPELYADLEQIEILACGTSWHAGLVGKYLLEQLAGIPTNVQYASEFRYAPSPLRPNVMMVGISQSGETADTLAALATEQQRRNGLDPAYHARLVGITNRPESSLGHLVPHLIDTHAGIEIGVAATKTFLAQLMAFYALALDLGYRRKALTEARIEEIIAGLRQLPAQIEMLLSSQDGAIEELAHEFVETQDFIFIGRGINFPIALEGALKLKEISYIHAEGYPAGEMKHGPIALLDSKVPVVAIAMPGTVYEKVISNAQEAKARDSRIVGVTSLNGKHATDVFDTLLPVPVVDELISPILSVIPLQLLAYHIAARRGLDVDQPRNLAKSVTVE, encoded by the coding sequence ATGTGTGGAATCGTCGGTTACATCGGCACGCAAACCGCGAGCGAAATTTTACTATCCGGATTGGAAAAACTGGAATATCGAGGCTACGATTCGGCAGGCGTCGCCACCGTCCATGACGGTCAACTCCAGTGCGTTCGCGCCAAAGGCAAGCTCCATCACCTGCGAGACAAGCTCGAAGGGTTGGAAAATCCGGCTCAACTCGGCATCGGTCACACGCGGTGGGCGACCCACGGCAAACCGGAAGAACACAACGCCCACCCCCACATGGACAATCACCAGCGCGTGGCGGTGGTTCAAAATGGGATTATCGAAAATTATCGGGAATTGCGGGCCGAACTGCAAGAACGCGGACACCAGTTTCGTTCGGATACGGATACGGAAACGATCCCGCACACGATCGCGGAAATCTTGACCCAGTTGGACGGCAGCGATCGCACCAATGCGGCGCTGCAAGCGACTTCGCCGTTATTGGAGGCGGTACGCCAAGCGGTGAATCGCTTAGAGGGAGCTTTTGCGATCGCCGTCATCAGTGCCGACCATCCCGACGAACTGATCGTAGCCCGCCAGCAAGCGCCTTTAGTCATCGGTTTCGGTCAGGGGGAATTTTTCTGCGCCTCGGACACTCCGGCGATCGTCTCCCACACCCGGGCGGTGTTGGCGCTTGAAAATGGAGAAATCGCCCGTCTGACCCCGTTAGGCGTCGAAATCTACAACTTTGCGGGCGATCGCCTCCGCAAATCTCCCCGCTTGCTCAACCTCAATCCCTTACTGGTTGAAAAGCAGGGCTTCCGCCATTTCATGCTCAAAGAAATCTACGAGCAACCCGGCGTCATTCGCACCTGTTTGGAAGCTTATTTTAACAACGACTGGCAGGCGGGAGACCACGAACAACCCCCGGTCACCCTCGACATTCCCCCGGAGTTATATGCGGATCTCGAACAGATCGAAATTCTCGCTTGCGGGACGAGTTGGCACGCCGGATTAGTGGGCAAATACTTGCTCGAACAACTGGCGGGAATTCCCACCAACGTACAGTATGCCTCGGAGTTCCGTTACGCTCCGTCGCCGTTGCGACCGAACGTGATGATGGTCGGGATCTCTCAGTCGGGAGAAACGGCGGATACCCTGGCGGCGTTGGCGACGGAACAACAGCGCCGCAACGGTCTCGACCCCGCCTATCACGCCCGCTTGGTGGGGATTACCAACCGTCCGGAATCGTCTTTGGGCCATTTGGTGCCGCATTTGATCGATACTCACGCCGGGATCGAGATCGGGGTGGCGGCGACGAAAACTTTTTTGGCGCAGTTGATGGCGTTTTACGCTTTGGCCCTGGATCTGGGTTACCGGCGCAAAGCGTTAACGGAAGCGCGCATCGAGGAGATTATTGCGGGATTGCGGCAACTTCCAGCTCAAATTGAGATGTTGCTCAGTTCTCAAGATGGGGCGATCGAAGAGTTGGCCCACGAGTTTGTGGAAACTCAGGATTTTATTTTTATCGGACGGGGGATTAATTTCCCGATCGCTCTCGAAGGCGCCCTCAAGCTCAAGGAAATTAGTTACATTCACGCGGAAGGCTATCCGGCGGGGGAAATGAAGCACGGCCCGATCGCCTTGCTCGATTCTAAGGTTCCGGTGGTGGCGATCGCCATGCCCGGGACGGTCTACGAAAAGGTGATTTCTAACGCCCAAGAAGCGAAAGCCCGCGATTCTCGCATTGTCGGCGTTACGTCTTTAAATGGCAAGCACGCGACGGACGTGTTCGATACTCTCTTACCCGTTCCGGTGGTGGATGAATTAATTTCGCCGATTTTATCGGTGATTCCGTTACAACTTTTGGCTTACCACATTGCGGCCCGTCGCGGTTTGGACGTGGATCAGCCGCGCAATTTGGCCAAGTCTGTAACGGTAGAATAG
- a CDS encoding glutathione S-transferase family protein, which yields MGLGLLIDGKWVSEREQEDNQGRFIRPSTTFRHWITADGSSSFQAESGRYHLYISWACPWAHRTAIMRQLKGLDKAISLSVVSAVIDQNSWEFSDEPGMIPDRVNGCHYLWQLYLKAQPDYSGRVTVPVLWDKKTGAIVNNESREIIRMLDTEFEGIAQNSVNFCPPDLKVEVDRAIDAIYQPINNGVYRAGFATTQMAYEEGVADLFKALDNWEEILGKQRYLCGDRLTEADWCMFTTLLRFDPVYYFHFKCNLRRIQDYPNLWNYLKELYQYPGVKETCNFDHIKRHYYQSHPKVNPTRVVPIGPIFNLDEPHDRDRFSSE from the coding sequence ATGGGTTTAGGCTTACTGATTGACGGTAAATGGGTTTCCGAACGGGAACAAGAAGATAACCAAGGTCGATTTATTCGTCCTTCTACGACCTTTCGCCATTGGATTACTGCCGACGGTTCCAGTAGCTTTCAAGCCGAAAGCGGACGCTATCATCTCTATATTTCTTGGGCCTGTCCGTGGGCGCATCGAACAGCAATTATGCGCCAATTGAAAGGACTGGATAAGGCGATCTCTCTGTCGGTCGTGTCCGCCGTTATCGACCAAAATAGTTGGGAATTTAGCGACGAACCGGGGATGATTCCCGATCGCGTCAACGGCTGTCATTATTTGTGGCAACTGTATCTTAAAGCCCAACCCGATTATAGCGGACGGGTTACAGTTCCCGTATTGTGGGATAAGAAAACTGGGGCGATCGTCAATAACGAATCTCGCGAAATTATTCGGATGTTAGATACCGAATTTGAAGGGATTGCCCAAAATTCGGTTAATTTTTGTCCGCCGGACTTGAAAGTGGAGGTCGATCGCGCGATCGATGCGATTTACCAACCGATTAATAACGGCGTTTATCGGGCGGGATTTGCAACCACTCAAATGGCCTATGAAGAAGGGGTCGCCGATTTATTTAAAGCCCTGGATAATTGGGAAGAAATTTTAGGGAAACAACGCTATTTATGCGGCGATCGCCTCACGGAGGCAGACTGGTGCATGTTCACAACTTTATTGCGCTTCGATCCGGTTTATTATTTCCATTTTAAATGTAATTTACGCCGGATTCAAGACTATCCCAATCTCTGGAATTATCTCAAAGAGTTATATCAATATCCCGGAGTGAAAGAAACCTGCAATTTCGACCATATCAAGCGCCATTACTATCAAAGTCATCCCAAAGTAAACCCCACTCGTGTCGTTCCTATCGGGCCGATCTTTAATTTAGACGAACCCCACGATCGCGATCGCTTTAGTTCGGAGTGA
- a CDS encoding DNA methyltransferase: protein MKLDATLWHGSFNNKESTLQQLSPYVGKLKTGMVQVLLQLYSQTGDTVLDPFCGSGVVPLEAAIAGRRVWANDLSPYAYAISRAKLEAPSTKAEAIARAEILLETVEREAPNIDLTLIPQWVKDFFHPDTLREIIVAFCWLKEREEYFLTGCLLGILHHVRPGFLSYPASHLVPYLRTSKYPRDRFPEMYAYRDLRSRLLAKIKRAYRRSLLPDHWGDRHYQIWQENAMSLAIDNESVDTIISSPPYFGALDYARDNRLRLWFLGCEDWQQLDRSLTAKIKIYLPQMSLCLREMYRVLKPGSYCILVLGDVRQNGKTRRTAELLAEEALKVTSDRFRIETIYDDLIPDNRRSRRQTKMTKFERILVMQKTA, encoded by the coding sequence ATGAAACTTGATGCAACCTTGTGGCATGGTTCTTTTAATAACAAAGAGAGTACCTTACAGCAACTTTCTCCTTATGTAGGAAAGCTAAAAACTGGAATGGTGCAAGTTTTGTTACAACTGTATTCTCAAACAGGAGATACGGTACTCGATCCGTTTTGCGGTTCGGGAGTGGTTCCCTTAGAAGCGGCGATCGCCGGACGCCGGGTATGGGCCAACGATCTCAGCCCCTACGCTTACGCAATTTCCCGGGCAAAGTTGGAGGCGCCATCAACAAAAGCCGAGGCGATCGCCCGCGCCGAAATTTTACTCGAAACCGTCGAACGAGAAGCTCCTAACATCGATTTAACGCTAATTCCTCAATGGGTAAAAGACTTTTTTCACCCAGATACTTTACGAGAAATTATCGTTGCCTTTTGCTGGTTAAAAGAACGAGAAGAGTATTTTCTCACGGGCTGTTTGTTAGGAATTTTGCATCACGTTCGCCCCGGTTTTTTGTCCTATCCAGCTAGCCACCTCGTCCCGTATTTACGAACCTCGAAATATCCCCGCGATCGCTTCCCGGAAATGTACGCTTATCGGGATTTGCGATCGCGGTTGCTCGCTAAAATTAAGCGGGCTTATCGCCGTTCTTTACTCCCAGACCATTGGGGCGATCGCCATTATCAGATTTGGCAAGAGAATGCGATGAGTTTGGCGATCGATAACGAGTCCGTCGATACTATTATTTCCAGCCCGCCGTACTTTGGCGCCCTGGACTACGCCCGCGACAATCGACTGCGTTTGTGGTTTCTCGGTTGTGAGGATTGGCAACAATTAGATCGCTCTTTAACGGCGAAAATTAAAATATATTTACCACAAATGTCGCTTTGCTTGCGAGAAATGTATCGCGTTCTCAAACCCGGCAGTTATTGCATTTTAGTTTTAGGAGACGTGCGTCAAAATGGCAAAACTCGGCGAACGGCAGAACTGTTAGCCGAAGAAGCCCTAAAAGTTACGAGCGATCGCTTCCGTATAGAAACCATTTATGACGATCTGATTCCCGACAATCGGCGATCGCGCCGCCAAACAAAAATGACAAAATTCGAGCGGATTTTAGTGATGCAAAAAACAGCTTGA
- a CDS encoding outer membrane protein assembly factor BamB family protein: protein MTLARRNFNKLALQFLLASTIPPTINACQRSNSDAIAPQTLFSKAVTSKVNELVPEPGLEIDLIIPTFLGNDRRIFYGRGIPKNLKVLDKFPLGTGRTKVGSTWKTWSGAGWTGQPTLTRDREKLYLTIGSYDHHLRKIDLDTNELIWKYQFDDVLKGTATIYIDPTATDDNRIVILQGSRLGNKNSVSTSKPIPSLRAISFRTGREIWKLNIKKTASYSRDNDSSPLDLGNGLLFNAGENSIGYFLNSSTKAVSEKLELLQPEILSEVQLYEERDRSRQGGNLVTESSPARLGDRLYIASGSGHIYGISVTDRQIVWDFFTGSDLDGTVAISDDGKLFCSVEKQYISGSGGILKLDPTQEPQAAIEWFLPTGNASLKSWKGGVIGSVALNDRYRSGEEFPPLFATNALDGYFYLGSQHTVTGEKVKSFSGKGEYDTPLILYQQKIGASISTPIFTEGNRAIAAGYNGVYLFEFIWEKSNPGDRQAAVNSRGEFYRLKVEQIAEFKPGVSFEATPIVWNDRVYLCGRDGWLYTLG, encoded by the coding sequence ATGACTTTAGCGCGACGAAATTTTAATAAACTGGCGTTGCAATTTTTACTCGCCAGCACCATTCCACCGACGATTAACGCCTGTCAGCGCAGCAATTCCGATGCGATCGCCCCTCAAACACTGTTCTCGAAAGCCGTAACTTCCAAAGTTAACGAATTAGTTCCCGAACCCGGGTTAGAAATCGATTTAATCATCCCCACCTTTCTCGGAAACGATCGCCGCATTTTTTACGGACGAGGTATTCCTAAAAACCTCAAAGTCCTCGATAAATTCCCATTAGGAACGGGGAGAACAAAAGTAGGCTCGACCTGGAAAACCTGGAGTGGTGCGGGGTGGACCGGACAACCGACCTTAACCCGCGATCGCGAAAAACTCTATTTAACCATCGGATCTTACGACCATCATTTACGCAAAATCGATCTCGACACCAACGAACTCATCTGGAAATATCAATTTGATGACGTTCTTAAAGGAACGGCGACAATTTATATCGATCCGACCGCCACAGACGACAATCGCATCGTGATTTTACAAGGGAGTCGCTTGGGGAATAAAAATTCTGTCTCTACCTCAAAACCGATTCCGAGTTTGCGCGCCATTTCTTTTAGAACGGGTCGAGAAATTTGGAAATTAAATATTAAAAAAACAGCCAGTTACAGCCGGGATAATGATAGCAGCCCTTTAGATTTGGGGAACGGTTTATTATTTAATGCAGGGGAAAATAGTATCGGTTATTTTCTCAACAGTTCGACCAAAGCGGTTTCGGAAAAATTGGAATTGTTGCAGCCGGAAATTTTGAGCGAAGTCCAACTCTACGAGGAACGAGATCGGAGTCGTCAAGGGGGAAATCTCGTGACTGAATCTTCTCCCGCCAGACTCGGCGATCGCCTTTATATTGCCTCTGGTTCCGGTCATATTTATGGCATTAGTGTGACCGATCGCCAAATTGTTTGGGATTTCTTTACCGGATCCGATCTCGATGGAACCGTGGCGATTTCTGACGATGGAAAACTTTTTTGTTCGGTAGAAAAACAATATATTTCTGGTTCGGGAGGCATCTTAAAACTCGATCCGACTCAAGAACCGCAAGCGGCGATCGAATGGTTTTTACCCACAGGAAATGCCAGTTTAAAAAGTTGGAAAGGCGGGGTGATCGGTTCGGTGGCGTTAAACGATCGCTATCGTTCCGGGGAAGAGTTTCCGCCGCTTTTTGCAACGAACGCACTCGACGGCTATTTTTATCTCGGATCGCAACATACAGTGACCGGGGAAAAAGTTAAAAGCTTTTCCGGGAAAGGTGAATACGATACGCCATTAATTTTGTACCAACAGAAAATAGGTGCGTCGATTTCTACACCAATTTTTACCGAGGGCAATCGGGCGATCGCCGCCGGATATAATGGAGTTTATTTATTTGAGTTTATTTGGGAAAAAAGCAATCCGGGCGATCGCCAAGCGGCGGTCAATTCCCGAGGCGAATTTTATCGTTTGAAGGTCGAACAAATCGCGGAATTTAAACCTGGTGTTTCGTTTGAAGCCACTCCAATTGTTTGGAACGATCGCGTTTATCTGTGCGGTCGCGATGGTTGGTTATATACGTTAGGATAA
- a CDS encoding TspO/MBR family protein, which yields MLKSWMVVAVVTLLVAIGGSSLNSSEDLRWFNRLRRPQWLTFEAAIPLIWTVIFICGAWSAVVTWESDPGTIKTWVLMGFYLGLEIVTISYTILLTKLRSLLVGTIVGATGTVLSALLAVSVWSVSQSAALLLVPYLLWSPIGTYTTWEMLKLNPPHR from the coding sequence ATGTTAAAATCTTGGATGGTTGTTGCTGTCGTCACTTTACTGGTGGCGATCGGTGGAAGTTCCCTCAATTCTTCAGAAGATTTACGCTGGTTCAATCGCCTGCGTCGTCCCCAATGGCTGACCTTTGAAGCCGCCATTCCCCTCATTTGGACTGTTATTTTTATCTGTGGTGCGTGGTCGGCGGTGGTGACCTGGGAAAGCGATCCGGGAACGATTAAAACTTGGGTATTGATGGGGTTTTATTTAGGTTTAGAAATCGTGACCATTTCCTACACGATTCTGTTGACCAAATTGCGAAGTTTGCTCGTCGGAACGATCGTCGGCGCCACGGGAACCGTACTGAGTGCTTTACTCGCCGTCAGTGTCTGGTCGGTTTCCCAGTCGGCGGCGTTGTTATTAGTTCCTTATTTACTTTGGAGTCCGATTGGTACTTATACGACTTGGGAAATGCTCAAACTCAACCCCCCTCACCGCTAG
- a CDS encoding zinc ribbon domain-containing protein produces the protein MPIYSYLCPSNNQKLDVMHGMNERAQTWGELCRFAKCDPGDTPEDTPVKRLITAPHTIVPTGNSDLKSHGFSKLVKREDGVYENVTATDNESRIVRPGDRSTYPDMKKKFGD, from the coding sequence ATGCCCATCTACAGTTATTTGTGTCCGAGTAATAACCAAAAGTTGGACGTCATGCACGGGATGAACGAGAGAGCGCAAACCTGGGGCGAACTCTGCCGTTTTGCCAAATGCGATCCGGGCGATACGCCGGAAGATACTCCCGTCAAGCGTTTGATTACCGCACCACATACGATCGTCCCGACGGGGAATAGCGATCTGAAGAGTCACGGGTTTAGTAAGTTAGTCAAACGCGAGGATGGCGTTTATGAAAACGTCACGGCGACGGACAACGAAAGTCGCATTGTCCGACCGGGCGATCGCTCCACTTACCCGGATATGAAAAAGAAATTTGGCGATTAA
- a CDS encoding glycosyltransferase family 2 protein — protein MTKLIIQIPCYNEERTLGVTLSELPRQLPGIDQIEWLIVDDGSRDRTVEVAKACGVDRIVRLGSNQGLAKAFMAGLEASLKAGADIIVNTDADNQYCAEDIPKLIEPILLGDAEITIGERPIADIEHFSPTKKALQRLGSWVVRLASNTKIPDAPSGFRAFSREAAMRLNVFNEYTYTLETIIQAGQKGMAITSVPIRTNGFLRPSRLVKSIPAYIRRSIFTIFRIFMTYKPLRFFLILGSFPFGLGFILGVRWIVYFLMGTERTRIPSLILAAILMLMGFQLWMLGLVADLMAVNRKLLEEIQLRLRRSEIEKERK, from the coding sequence ATGACTAAACTGATTATCCAAATTCCTTGTTATAACGAGGAACGAACCCTCGGCGTCACCTTGAGCGAATTACCTCGCCAGTTGCCCGGAATCGACCAAATTGAATGGTTGATCGTGGACGATGGGAGTCGCGATCGCACCGTAGAAGTCGCCAAAGCTTGTGGGGTCGATCGCATCGTCCGCCTCGGAAGTAACCAAGGGTTGGCGAAAGCTTTTATGGCAGGTTTGGAAGCCTCTTTAAAAGCGGGAGCGGATATTATTGTGAACACCGATGCGGACAATCAATACTGTGCGGAAGATATTCCCAAACTGATCGAACCCATTTTATTGGGAGACGCGGAAATCACGATTGGCGAACGTCCGATCGCCGATATCGAGCATTTTTCACCCACTAAAAAAGCGCTCCAACGCCTCGGGAGTTGGGTCGTTCGTTTGGCGAGCAATACGAAGATTCCCGACGCTCCGAGTGGTTTTCGCGCCTTCAGTCGGGAAGCGGCGATGCGTCTCAATGTTTTTAATGAATATACTTATACTCTGGAAACGATTATTCAAGCGGGACAAAAGGGAATGGCGATTACTTCGGTTCCCATCCGCACGAATGGTTTTTTACGACCGTCGCGTTTAGTCAAAAGTATTCCCGCCTATATTCGGCGATCGATTTTTACAATTTTTCGGATTTTTATGACGTACAAACCTTTACGGTTTTTCCTCATTTTGGGGAGTTTTCCGTTTGGGTTGGGATTTATTCTCGGCGTTCGCTGGATTGTTTATTTTTTGATGGGAACGGAACGCACGCGGATTCCGAGTTTAATTCTGGCGGCGATTTTAATGTTGATGGGCTTTCAATTATGGATGTTGGGCTTAGTGGCGGATTTAATGGCGGTGAATCGCAAGTTACTCGAAGAAATCCAGTTGCGCTTGAGGCGATCGGAGATTGAAAAAGAACGGAAGTAG
- a CDS encoding glycine betaine ABC transporter substrate-binding protein, with the protein MSRVFAKKSWQTIALLLISAIVAVAVAACSTSISGFSGGGDLAIGSKNFTEQVILGELLAQHIENQTDLKVQRRLNLGGTFICHRAIVAGQIDAYVEYTGTALSAILNKKPISNPQKVYQIVAEEYRQQFNLEVGQSLGFQNTYAIVVRNEDAQKYQLKTISDLARYAPEWEAGFGYEFISREDGFPGLSDTYNLKFSSSPEIMDLGLMYRALVNNKVDAIAANSTDGLIETLNLVVLEDDKKYFPPYEAIPVIRQETLEKYPELAEVIGQISGNISAAEMRQLNYQVDGEFRKVKNVVAEFLAEKNFGQ; encoded by the coding sequence ATGAGTCGAGTGTTTGCGAAGAAAAGCTGGCAGACGATCGCCCTGTTGTTGATTTCCGCGATCGTCGCGGTGGCGGTGGCGGCGTGCAGTACTTCGATCTCCGGGTTCTCCGGTGGTGGCGACCTGGCGATCGGCTCGAAAAATTTTACCGAACAAGTCATTTTAGGCGAACTGCTCGCCCAACATATCGAAAACCAAACCGATTTAAAAGTCCAAAGACGTTTAAATTTAGGCGGAACTTTTATCTGTCATCGGGCGATCGTTGCCGGACAAATTGATGCCTATGTCGAATATACCGGAACGGCTCTGAGTGCAATTTTAAACAAAAAACCGATAAGTAATCCCCAAAAAGTTTATCAAATTGTTGCCGAAGAATATCGACAGCAATTTAATTTAGAAGTGGGTCAATCCCTCGGCTTTCAAAATACTTACGCTATCGTCGTTCGGAACGAAGATGCCCAAAAATATCAGTTAAAAACTATTTCCGATTTAGCTCGCTACGCCCCCGAATGGGAAGCAGGCTTTGGTTACGAATTCATCTCGCGCGAAGATGGTTTTCCCGGCTTGTCGGACACTTACAACCTCAAGTTTTCCAGCAGTCCGGAAATTATGGATTTAGGGTTAATGTACCGCGCCTTAGTCAACAATAAGGTAGACGCGATCGCCGCCAACTCCACCGACGGCTTGATCGAAACCCTCAATTTAGTCGTTCTAGAAGACGATAAAAAATATTTCCCTCCATACGAAGCGATCCCCGTCATTCGCCAAGAAACCTTAGAAAAATATCCCGAACTTGCCGAAGTTATCGGCCAAATTTCCGGCAACATTTCTGCCGCCGAAATGCGCCAGTTGAACTATCAAGTCGATGGTGAATTTCGCAAAGTTAAAAATGTAGTCGCCGAGTTTTTAGCTGAGAAAAATTTTGGCCAATAA
- a CDS encoding ABC transporter permease: MNDFFLIRYGSEILLRSGEHLFLVFVAILVATAIGLPLGILITRKPGLSQTVLTFANIVQTIPSLAMFGFLISVPLLGGIGKVPAMVALMLYSLLPIIRNTYTGITNVDPAVREAGRGMGMTDWQLLVQVEIPLALGVILAGIRVATVISVGIATIAAAIGAGGLGVFIFRGISMVNNDLILAGAVPAALMALLADFAIGWLENHITPKGAANE, translated from the coding sequence ATGAACGACTTTTTTTTAATACGATACGGATCGGAAATTTTGCTGCGATCGGGCGAACACCTGTTTTTAGTGTTCGTGGCGATTTTGGTGGCGACGGCGATCGGATTGCCCCTCGGAATTTTAATCACCCGCAAGCCCGGCTTATCTCAAACCGTGTTGACTTTCGCCAATATCGTGCAGACAATCCCGAGTTTGGCGATGTTCGGTTTCTTGATTTCCGTTCCCCTCCTCGGCGGGATCGGCAAAGTTCCGGCGATGGTGGCGTTGATGCTCTATTCCCTGCTGCCGATTATTCGCAACACCTACACCGGGATTACCAATGTAGACCCGGCAGTGCGCGAAGCCGGACGCGGAATGGGAATGACGGACTGGCAGTTATTGGTTCAAGTCGAGATTCCGTTGGCGTTAGGGGTGATTTTGGCCGGAATTCGCGTAGCTACGGTGATTTCTGTCGGGATCGCTACGATCGCGGCGGCGATCGGCGCCGGAGGGTTAGGCGTGTTTATTTTTCGAGGGATCTCGATGGTCAATAACGATTTGATTCTCGCGGGGGCCGTTCCGGCGGCGTTGATGGCGTTGTTGGCGGATTTCGCGATCGGCTGGCTCGAAAATCACATCACCCCCAAAGGAGCGGCGAACGAATGA
- a CDS encoding ATP-binding cassette domain-containing protein, giving the protein MSRENENAVEFFDVSFRVNRRTLVSNLNFKIHQGETLVLLGRSGSGKTTTMKLINHLYVPTTGEVLVEGQPTTRWDPIALRRRIGYAIQGYGLFPHFTIAENVGLVPSLLNWERDRIQARVVELLELVGLDPPGQFLHRYPRQLSGGQRQRVGVARALAADPPIMLMDEPFGALDPITRLELQQEFCRLQQQLGKTVVFVTHDIQEAFILASRIGLMHGGKMVALGTPAEFLESEDPEARAFISCLRSLEDVEASAFARESQG; this is encoded by the coding sequence ATGTCACGGGAAAACGAAAACGCCGTCGAGTTTTTCGACGTGTCCTTCCGCGTCAACCGTCGCACGTTGGTGTCGAACTTGAATTTCAAGATCCACCAGGGCGAAACACTCGTCCTTCTCGGACGCAGTGGAAGCGGCAAAACGACGACGATGAAGTTGATCAATCATCTCTACGTCCCGACGACGGGGGAGGTGTTGGTCGAAGGTCAGCCGACGACGCGCTGGGATCCGATCGCCCTGCGCCGCCGCATCGGTTACGCGATTCAAGGATACGGGCTATTTCCCCATTTCACGATCGCCGAAAATGTGGGCTTGGTGCCGTCGTTGCTCAATTGGGAGCGCGATCGCATTCAAGCTCGGGTGGTCGAGTTGCTCGAATTGGTCGGACTCGATCCCCCGGGACAGTTCTTACACCGCTATCCCAGACAATTGTCCGGAGGTCAGCGCCAGCGCGTCGGGGTCGCCCGCGCTCTGGCGGCGGACCCGCCAATCATGTTGATGGACGAGCCGTTCGGCGCCCTCGACCCGATTACTCGCTTGGAATTGCAACAGGAGTTTTGCCGCCTGCAGCAACAACTCGGGAAAACGGTCGTTTTCGTTACCCACGACATTCAAGAAGCGTTTATCTTGGCGTCGCGCATCGGCTTGATGCATGGCGGTAAAATGGTCGCCCTCGGGACTCCGGCAGAGTTTCTCGAATCGGAGGATCCGGAGGCCCGGGCGTTTATCAGTTGTTTGCGATCGCTCGAAGATGTGGAAGCCTCGGCGTTCGCCCGGGAGTCTCAGGGATGA